The genomic stretch TCAGAATGTAATAGATGCAAATACAGGTAAAGTTATGGACCAAAATCCGGGATATTAATTGGGATAAAAATTATTGAAATAATGAAAAAAGCACTTCTGGTTTTGCTACTGCTTTTTACAGTATTCATTTCTTTTGCTCAATTAAAGTTGCCTGCATTGGTAAGCGACAGTATGATTTTGCAAAGAGACCAACCTGTAAAAATCTGGGGATGGAATTTAAACGGAAAAGAAGTAACAGTTTCGTTTAACAACAAAGTATATAAAGCAAAACCTGACAGCAATAAAAAATGGCTTGTAACGCTGGCTGCAACAAAAGCCGGCGGACCGTACACCATGAAAATAAGCACGGCAAATGATACTGTTGAAATAAAAAACATTCTGTTTGGTGATGTATGGCTTTGTTCAGGGCAAAGCAATATGGAATTTGCAATGAGCAGATTGATAGAGAAAGAAGCGAAAGATATTGCCGCTTCAGCCAATACAAACATCCGCGAGTTTCATGTAAACCGGCAATACAGTTTTACGGTAAAAAATAATGTTACGGGAAAATGGAAACAAGCCAATCCAGCAAACATTCTTCGGTTCAGCGCTGCCGCATATTACATGGCAAAGAACCTTTATGAAAAATATAAAATACCAATCGGTATTATTCACTCAAGTTGGGGCGGTACGCCTGCCGAAGCATGGACAAGCGTTGAAGGATTGAAAGAGTTTTCTTATTACATAAAGAGATATAACTATTTTAAAGACACGGCGAATTTCAATGCGGCTGTAAAAAAAGATAAAGAGATAAAAGACAATTGGTATAAAAAAGTTCGTGATAATGACAGCGGTTTTTTGAGTAATGGAACAACGTATGCAAATCCTGCTTACGATGCAGATAAATGGAAAACATTGCAGGTTCCGAGCTTTTGGGAAACGCAGGGGCTTGCGAATGTGGACGGAGTTGTTTGGGCAAGAAAAGACGTTTTCTTAAGCAGAGAGCAAACGCAGCACAAGGCTGTTCTCGATGTGGGCATGATAGATGATGAAGATACAACTTATTTCAACGGAGTAAAAGTAGGCAGTTCGCCAAACAAATATGTACCAAGAAGATATACCGTTCCTGCATCGCTGTTGCGCACAGGTAAAAATGTAATTGTCGTACGCATTATAGACAGAAACGGCTATGGCGGTTTTATAAAGGACAATCCTTATCGTCTTACAGTTGGCGGCAAAGATATTTCGTTGGAAGGCGCGTGGAAATATGCCATCGGCGATTCTGTTGCTCCTTTGCCGTCGGAAACATTTACGGTAATGCCTTATCAGCCTGCGGTATTGTTCAACGGAATGATTGCTCCTTTAATTCCTTACACCATCAAAGGTTTCGCTTGGTATCAGGGCGAAGCTAATTCAGGTAAAGCAGCAGAGTATGCCAAGTTGTTGCCTGCTTTGATTAACGATTGGCGTAATCGTTGGCAGCAAGGCAATCTTCCTTTTTTAATTGTGCAGCTGGCAAATTATATGGCAGTGCAAACGCAGCCGTCCGAAGGCGGTTGGGCATGGATAAGAGAATCGCAGTTGAAGGTTTCACAAACCGTTCCGAATACTGCGTTGGCGGTTGCTGTTGATATCGGCGAAACAAACACCGTGCATCCGTTGAATAAAAAAGAGGTCGGAAAAAGACTCGCATTAGCCGCCGAAAAAATTGCCTATCACGAAAATACTGTTGTATACAGCGGACCAATTTATAAATCCATGAAAGTAGAAGGTAATAAAATCATTGTATCATTTACCAATGTCGGCAGCGGATTAATTGCCAAAGACGGAGAGCTGAAACGCTTTGCTGTTGCGGGCGCAGACAAAAAATTTGTTTGGGCAAAAGCAAAAATCGAGAACAATAAAGTAATTGTATGGAATGATACAATAAGCAATCCTGTTGCAGTAAGATACGCTTGGGCAAATAATCCGATGGGCTGTAATTTATACAACAAAGAAGGGTTGCCCGCATCGCCGTTCAGAACGGACGATTGGAATAAATAAGCCGATAATTCTATTAAGTAATCATAAAATTCTTAGTTATGAAAAATATATTTCTGTTTTGCCTTGTGCAAATATTACTGATAACTCCCGCTTGTAAAAAAGATAAACTCAACAGTCAGCCTTCCAAACCCGATTCCACATCAACTGCATCGATACAAGTTGATTGCGGCGATGTTTACGGAACATTCGACAACAGTTTGTACCGTCGTGCGAACATCACATTCACAGGCGGCAATGTAGGCAGCAATCCGCTGAAAGCAATAGACAATGATTATCTTATCGAAAAAGGAATTGCACAAAAAGCAGCAAGGCTTTTTATCTCGGTAAATACAATTAACGATCTGGGCATCAGCAACTATGATAACTATGTAGCCGATGCAAAGCGTGTTCCCGAAAAATTATTGGTAAACGTTTCAGGCTCTGTAACAGGCAGCATCACAGATACTGCGCAATACAGAACATTGGTAAGACAGTTATTAACGCACTTCAAAGCCATAGCCTCAAACATTGTTTACATAGAAGCGACCAATGAATATGATTTGTTTAGCCCCGCTATCAGCGATGAGGATTATTACAACATTTATTATAAAATAATTTATCAGGAAGTAAACCGTTACAACGCATCATTGCCTGAGGGACAAATGCCGTTGCAAGTTGGCGGACCTTGCATCTCGCAATGGAATTCAACCAAGATGCAAAATTTTATCAATAACTATGCAGCGGATACCGACCATAATAAACGGTTGGATTTTATTTCTTATCATGAATATTGTTCGTGGAATACAAAGGGAGAAACCAATACAGACCATTTAATTCAATTAGGGACAAGAAGAAGTAATATTGAAAATTGGCTGACGGCAAAAGGTTTAAGTGCCGATATTCCTGCATTCATAACAGAACATGGAATTTTTCCCGGCAATAAATTATACGAATCAGGAAATCCTTACACCGAAGCCGGCGGAATGCTGATGGCGGCTGCATCTGCGGCTACTTACAATTATTATTATGTTACAACAGGCAATAATAAAATGTTTCCGTTTTTTTGGGACACACGTCTTACCGACCATAACGAAAAAAGTTTTTTTGCGGATAATACCAAATACGGCGTTAATGTGCCGACCACTTTCGGCAATACTATTCTTGCTTTATCTCAAATGGATTCCATACGGATAAAATCGACTTCTGCCCCGATAGATAATACAACAGGATTCGGTGTATATTGTCTGGCAACGAAAGATGCAAACAGTGTTACCGCGTTGGTGTGGAATTGGCAACACAGGAAT from Arachidicoccus sp. BS20 encodes the following:
- a CDS encoding sialate O-acetylesterase, translated to MKKALLVLLLLFTVFISFAQLKLPALVSDSMILQRDQPVKIWGWNLNGKEVTVSFNNKVYKAKPDSNKKWLVTLAATKAGGPYTMKISTANDTVEIKNILFGDVWLCSGQSNMEFAMSRLIEKEAKDIAASANTNIREFHVNRQYSFTVKNNVTGKWKQANPANILRFSAAAYYMAKNLYEKYKIPIGIIHSSWGGTPAEAWTSVEGLKEFSYYIKRYNYFKDTANFNAAVKKDKEIKDNWYKKVRDNDSGFLSNGTTYANPAYDADKWKTLQVPSFWETQGLANVDGVVWARKDVFLSREQTQHKAVLDVGMIDDEDTTYFNGVKVGSSPNKYVPRRYTVPASLLRTGKNVIVVRIIDRNGYGGFIKDNPYRLTVGGKDISLEGAWKYAIGDSVAPLPSETFTVMPYQPAVLFNGMIAPLIPYTIKGFAWYQGEANSGKAAEYAKLLPALINDWRNRWQQGNLPFLIVQLANYMAVQTQPSEGGWAWIRESQLKVSQTVPNTALAVAVDIGETNTVHPLNKKEVGKRLALAAEKIAYHENTVVYSGPIYKSMKVEGNKIIVSFTNVGSGLIAKDGELKRFAVAGADKKFVWAKAKIENNKVIVWNDTISNPVAVRYAWANNPMGCNLYNKEGLPASPFRTDDWNK